In Raphanus sativus cultivar WK10039 unplaced genomic scaffold, ASM80110v3 Scaffold1741, whole genome shotgun sequence, the genomic window GTAAAACCCGTAAAGTAATCATATATCATTCGGTTTCGGATTTTTTCGATTCGGTTTGGGTTATACCGAAATAAAAGacataattaaaaacctaaaattaaGATACATTGTGTTTGAGTTATAATAAAATGACGTAAAGAAATGAACGATGTAGTTAACGTGGCCTATTGGTTCGTATGACAGAGTTGAGCCAGAGTTCTTGTGTTTGAAACTCGTCTTCTTCACATTTTGTGGGAGTTTGTCATCTTTTTTATACTGTATGCTATATATGTTTGGGTAGTTCGGGTTACTCTTCGGATATCGGTTAAAACCCggattcgggttcggatttcggCTATTATGCCCAGGCTTAAGTGCTGGTATCATCAACTCCAAGGAGACAAGTCTTACTGGATTTGTCTTTAAACAAAGCCAATAAAGTAAAGAAGATCCACTCGTGCAATGCATAAACATTGctaatgataataataaaatgccTGAggtcttttatatatatatatgaatggaTTTTAAAAGGGGAAAATCGTATTTTAAACCCTGAGAGTGTTATTTTCTAGCATTTTAAACACTCAAGTTTTTTTATTAGCACTTTAAATCTTGAAAGTGACATTTTTAGCATAACAAACCTCCAAGCCAAATAGGTGACCGGTAATGTTCATCTTGTGATGAGATGtcagtttttctattttttaataataaaaataacaaaaaataataaaatgcagaaaaaattcgaaaaattccaaaaaaattctaaaaagttggaagttcaaaaaaaatctaaaatttctaaaacataaaaattaaaatttcaaaaattaaatttaaattttcaaactgaaaataaaaaaaatcttttaaatatgttaattttaaacttcactaataaattaatttctttttaaacaaacttaaattttctaatttttttataaataataccaATAGATCTCTTaacaaatatgtaaaatttacataacataataataataatttttttcttttctatatttttaaaaggtaTGTCTCTTATCTAAGAAGTTTCACTCACACCAAAacctaaaatatataagaaaaaaactattttatttaaaattaacatattttttaaaaaaataattgttatatttttagttttgaaattttaatttttagattttatttttttccatttttttatttttttcgattttctctattttattatttaaaaaaaaaaaactgacaccTCATCATCAAATGAACAGTACCGGTCACTTATTTGCCTTGAAGAACAAGTAAACTTCGGTGGAGTTTTGTTATGCGAAAAATGACActttcaaggtttaaagtgctaatGAAAAAATTTCAGTGTTTAAAGTGTTAGAATGTGACACTCCGGAGGTTTAAAATTCGATTTTCCCACTTAAAAAGTGATGAATGTAGAAGATATGCCAGCTCACTCGACGTTCGTTCGTTGTAAAAAAAGTCAAATTCTGTTAGTTAAATTGGGCTCAGGGATATCACTGTGGGCCGCATTCTTATTAGTTAAATTGGGCTAAGGTTCGATGGTATTGGGTTTGGAGTTCTAAGTGTTAGTTTGGCAAAGCTATGGCCTATGGGTttgaagacaaaaaaacaaTCGTTTTCGATTTGTAACGAAGAACGAGAATAGACCAAGCTAACTAACCAAccaattttctttataaacacATATAACATACAGATGCGACGGCTTAGAAGTGTTGATCTAAAGACATGCCTTGTGAGTTGTGAGATAAAGGAACTAGAATCAGTAGACACAAACCCTAATTTATGTTTGACTTCATCGGAAGTTGCAGTATTCTCGCAGAAGCGCTCATGACAACATTTGTTTTcccaaaattttcattattttttggaTAACATATAAACATTTGTTTTAGAATGTAGTTGGTGTGATGCGATATAGCCATACTTGTGTCCACTAAGGACCACTTTACTTGTCGGCTACTTATTGCTGCCTTTGGATTTTGGCTCCACGTAGTAAAGTGCCAACAACCGCTAGTTgtattgttttattctctcttttttgcATCAAACACTAgttgtattgttttttatttttgagaaaacaCTAGTTGTATTGTTGTTAAATtgatatttcatttaaaaaactcttcttctttttagaaGAAAAGTGACGAGTCAAAAGTACTTCCAACTAGTATATCGAccgaaatataatttttttgtaatgcCAAAGCTGACTTACTCGATCAGACTTGACGAACAATACATCGCAAACCAATCTTGTCTTTGACTTgagctttttttcttttttttatcaactagTATTTGACTTGAGCTTAGCCATCCAAAATTAGATGAAACCATTTGTATCACGAATCCAAATCTATAACAGAGAAATAAGGTTATAATAGTAATTGATATTTGAAAATGACTAACTATTACAAAATGCGTATCATTACAAAATGCGTCTGCCTAactttgttttaaaaacaaataaaattagttaagtATAAATAACTAACATTTATTTGTTTAGCTGAATCTATTTAGTCACGTCGTTACCAAGCTTAACtttattttaactttaacaTGTATGGCCCGTCGTATAAAAGCAACTCGAACTGTTACCATCTCCGACTATTGGACCGAAAACAATTGGGTCAACGTGTGCTAAACATTAAAATCATGTAATCAAAGAACCAATGAAGGAAATTGGGGTGAATATTAACACGCGTGTTTGACTAAAAGGTCCAAAATAACCAAAGAGCAAACAAATTTCAATTGGACAATGAACACAATCTCACGCAAACCAGCTTGGAAGCTTTTGCACCCGACCAGACCAGACCCACTTGAGTTATAAAGCCACCACCCAAAAAAATCAGAAGACTTCGATTTTTATACACGTGGGTCTCGCTTTTGGGTATTTGAAAGTGACATAACTGAATACGTCATTATGTTCACGTCATATCTTATCACTCCCAAATTcccaatgttttttttcttttgaacaaaCACTCCCAATGTTTATAATTGATTTCTTGCTTCAAACTAGTTCACAGTCAAGTACTCAACATATTGTATATAATTATGATGAATTAATGATAATGTGCTATCAATTATATATCATGTTCACCAATACTTTTTGGGtattcttgattttattttattttatttgatagaGTTCGAcctaagaaaaatatatacaataatgaAAATGTATTTAAGAGttcttttttgctaaaatataaaTGTACTTTAAGAGTTACGAAATTTTAAAAGACCTCTATAAAATACCCCCAAGTAAATTTAATAACGCAGCTTCCCAATTACGCACGTTCCCGATAATTTGACTATATAATCCAGTGAATGGAGAGGAAGACAGCATAACTCATTCAATTTGTGGCTGTACGTTGAAtcctcgagagagagagagacacacacacacaaaaagggttttaaatcttttatacaATGTCAAAAAAAGCATCGGCCATATTGTTTGATTTAGAATCACAGGAACGTGGTGGTTCTCCTTCATTTATATCACAAACACTCTCCAAGGATCCACAGCCAACCTCCGACGGAGACGGTGGGCGGATTCCGTTAGAAGAGTGGCTGCCGATCACAGAATCAAGAAAAGGGAATGTTTATACGGCGACGTTTCATATTTTCTGCTCGGGACTTGGTCTCCAAGTGCTTCTTCTTCCTGCAGCTTTAGCATCACTAGGATGGTAAAATCTCATTTGTAATTAAAACTTTATATCTTTTAATAACTTCTCTTTCAATTTTACCATATTTAGAAAGTGTTTTTTTCCAGGGTATGGGGAGTGATAATTTTAACGGTGGGGTTTGCATGGAAGCTTTACACCGTTTGGCTTCTTGTTCATCTCCACGAAGCTGTACACGGAATACGTTTCAGCAGATACTTGAGACTCGCAATTGCTTCATTCGGTAATATTAAATTCTATAGAACTTTGTCGTTTTTGTCATGCAACAATTTTAACGTTATGTCACGATAACGATATTATAGGTGTGAAGCTTGGGAAACTTCTTGGAATATTCCCTGTGATGTATCTCTCAGGAGGAGCTTGTTCGATTCTGGTTATAACCGGTGGGAAAACAATAAAACAACTTCTACACATTATATACGAAGATGACGAAGTACCACTTACTACCTTGCAATGCTTCGTGATCTTCAGCTGCCTCGCAGTGGTCATGTGTCAGTTTCCAAATCTAAATTCTCTTTTTGGGATCTCGTTGATCGGTGGTGTTATGGCCATAGCATACTCCACCGCAATCTGGAGTTTACCGCTAGCTAGTATTTCGCAAAGAGATCAAAACAATGTCTCTTACGCTACAAAGGATACAAGTTTCGATACCATTTTCAACGCCATTGGATTGATAGCTATTTCATTTCGCGGGAACAACCTCATCCTCGAGATACAGGTCTTAAGATAACACTTAGAAAATTTgcattataaaacttatttatataccTTTTCAACTTAAATTAGGTCAGTGTTGACGAGGTTTTCTTGTGATATTTGTAGGGTACTCTTCCTTCCGATTCAAAGAATCCCTCAAGGAAGACAATGTGGAAAGCTGTGGTGATCTCTCATGTGTTCATCGCCGTTTGTATGTTTCTAGTAGCCATTGTTGTATATTGGGCATATGGTGACAAGGTACGTAGAAATTCAACACTAATATACTTTATATTATTGCTCTCTATGTGTTTGAACTCTAAtattaattcttatatattcaACACTCCGGAGGTTTAAAATTCGATTTTCCCACTTAAAAAGTGATGAATGTAGAAGATATGCCAGCTCACTCGACGTTCGTTCGTTGTAAAAAAAGTCAAATTCTGTTAGTTAAATTGGGCTCAGGGATATCACTGTGGGCCGCATTCTTATTAGTTAAATTGGGCTAAGGTTCGATGGTATTGGGTTTGGAGTTCTAAGTGTTAGTTTGGCAAAGCTATGGCCTATGGGTTTGGGTTTGTAACGGAGAATGAGAATAGACCACAAGCTAAACAGAGACTGACATTTGAGACACAAGCTAAATAGTGTCTCAGCGTTGAGACCAAAGACCATTTGGCACAAGCCTTTGGTCCGGACATGAAGCAAAACAGAGACTGAAACAGAGCAATTGATACAGCATCTGCCTCTGCAAACACATCTGTTTAGTTTACTACCATTATATAATACGCAAAAATGTTACATACTATATGGCATCATTAGATCATATACAAAGCTTAAGTTAATATTATTTGGTCAAATTTGTAGCATGGAGACGAAACGGTCGACTGAAACGTTGTACTATGACTTAGTATTTGCTCGTTTTGTCTGATATCCTGGTCCTAGTCATTAATGGATCAGTTTATTATGTCAACCAACCATACACAACTTTCCGACCAAAGTGGAAAGAATTAATGATGATGGGGGTAATCTAGTTTCAAAGCAGTTATGTTCCAAGTGCGATGTAGAATTGGGCTAAGCTGGGCCCATTCAATAGAAATGGGCCTCCGACACCTACGAACGATCCTCCTATCGggaaacaaaagagagagagagagagggacgATAGGAAGGGgaaaagcagaagaagaagaagaagaagaagaagaagaagaagattcagCAGCAACaagagatgatgaagaagacgcAAACGATTTTCGGCAAGGTGATTATTTAGAAATTTCTTTTATCCGGATTTGTATGATCCGGTTTCGCTGCTATTCATGATTTTGTATTGAGATCTGCAGTACTGGCGTAGAGGTTTTTCATCCATCGCTTCTTCCCCTCTGACCTCGAGGGTCAAGCAGGAGTTGGCGGAGCAGAATGGCTTGGGTCTCTTTGGAGCATTTATTGGTGGATGGTGTATCAAAGCTTCCATAAGTATGTTCATGATTCATAGATGCTTCTTTAGATTTTGCACCAAAATCCTTAACTAGTTCTATTCAATTTTTTTCAGATGTTTACAAGAAAAGAGAGCATTGGTACAGAGTGGACAGATTGTCTAAAGAGAACGACGAGCGTTTTGTTGATCTGTTGACTAGATCTTCCCAGCTCACAATGGTAAggaatcctttttttttaatatatattttcgttaTCTGCCAGCCAATATTTTGAACCATTCTATTTTCTTGCCAATGTTTCAGGCAAGGACTGAAGCCAGTCGCAAACGTTTGATGGATATGAAAGACAGAGTCGATTCTGACTAGTCTCTTCCCCGAtggcaatctctctctctctctctctatctatctatgTATTTCGGTGCTCTACTGATCTTGTTTGTACACCACAGATTCTAAAAATTTGGCTAGCTCATTACAAACACTTGAGGATATTGATATTTTCAATATCTTAACAAGATATTTATGTTATTACAAAAGCAACATATTATAAGTACTGCTGCGCTGTTGATTATTACAATAATAAAAAGGTGAAATTAGATAACAACTTGTCCCACATCCCATACCAAGTCTTCGATAATTCGGTATTACAGAGACGCACAAAAGTAAAATTAGATATTCTTCGTCTTCCAGTTCTTCATTCGTGCCTCCAACGCTGCTTCGGTTTCATCACAGCTTTTCGATACTTCCAGCAGTCTCTGAACACAACAAGAGAAAAGGAATAAGAATCATCAGAAtgataacaaagaaaaaaaagagctaATTGCAAATCCCTACCTCCTCAACTCCCTGAACTTGCGCCGAGACAGAGTTTGTTGTTAAGCCACCTTAAACAAACCAGACGAACATGTTAAAAAAGGAACAAGGTTATCAACAAACAAAATGCTAACAAATCAACATCATACCAATCACGTATCCAATACCACAAAACGCTCCTTTATAGGCGTATCCAACAACTTTCGAGCCGCGCTTAGTCACAACAACTAACACACAAAATTTGATTGCAAAATACCAATTTTAAATACAAGTCAGATAATACATAATTGATTGACGGTGATAGATATTGCTGTGCAAATAAATGAGATACCTTTCTCACCGACGGATGAAAAATCACGACACTGCAGCCTCCCCTTGCCACAAGACTGCAACATTTTGTTCCTTTCCAATCTCAGTGATTAACAGAGCAACCAAAAGCatagaacaaaaacaaacaaacaaaagacaAGATCCCTCCATTACCTTAGCCAACGTGCTTCCCAGGaacctcatcatcttcttcttcttcttcttctgtccgGCGTTATAATCTAGGGTTTGtttgttctgtttcttttcGAGATTGGGGGTCTTTCTCTggacccaaatcttttttttttgtctaggATCCATTTGGGCCGTTAATGGATCACCTTTGtgcttatttatttttcatagaaATGGGCCTTTACTCATATTAAttaaaactagatcttgacccgtgcgactgcacgggtattaattttctgttttatttttatatttatttatactaaatgatgtatttgtaatttgattatttaaaattaactacGTTAGGGATGTGTATTTAGATACTCACTGATTCGGTTAAAAATCTATTTGGATTTGAGATTTCCGAATTTGATTCGGGTCTTtacgggttcggttcagatacggataacccgtttgattttttttttaatttttaaaatttatatatactttaaaattctcaaaacatataaatttaagtaaTGCAAgccaaaatacataaactaaaaaaaaaaacttgttgaatttcaatatttaaatggagaataaatatatattttaaatatttttggtgttttgattattgtttatctactttatatgtttattttgactattttttatattttcaaatagtttagacaattttatattgacaaaaaaaactttaaaatagcattaattgttaaaataaaaaacaaaatacattaatctaactgaaaaatataaacattaaaataggaaataaaaaaacatattaatttaactgaaaaagacaaacattaaaataggaaagaaacaaaacaacattaatttaactgaaaaagacaaagattaaaataggaaattcaatttaattctcaatggcatgccattgtaaataacttcaaaaacttTGGGGTATTTTAAAAgagtacttctcttttaataatatagatatccCAAGAAGTTCATTGGCccatttttacatatttacatgGAGGATTAGAGACATAATTACGACGAGTATATGAGAGTTAAAAGATGAATGAACATTTTATTAGTTCAACTGTTTCATTCTTGTTTCTCTCTAACTTCTCTGAGTTCAAATATTTGTTCATTACTCATATAAGATCTAGGGAGGTGGtggaaatttataaatattctgaaactaaaaacaatttaatcCTGAAAATCCAAAATAGACTCAAATCGTTATCTAACCTGACTACTACCATTGCTGCTGCTACTGCCACTACTCTTTGCAAGGCCTACATCATAGCCTATGGAACGATCGGCTTTGAAAAGACCCGTCCGGAAGATGGTCCAAAATTTCACGATGGAACAGAGAGACtgtaagttacaaaaaaaaaacagagagactGTAACGTGTGTTTCATCGCTTCTTCTATTATTTTCCGACCCAAACTGAAGCTCAATGACGTCCGTTAACGCAAAGTTCCTTTGAcattacaataaaataaattctgtcccgattatttttatatgagtGAAGGCAAAGAAAAAACTTCTTTAACAATGAAAGcaggttttatatatataatgatattatagaaaattatttatttattatcttttcaaattgaaaaaaaaaaacttacttatGTTGGAATGAATCTTAAGTATATACTAggttttgacccgcgcttcgaaagcgcgggtattattttttacttttatgaaatatattatttgtttttaattattaaatgtatttatgTTAGTAgaacttttttataataaattcgacacatagagtgtttttggtaaattatgtgtttctctggttttgttttattatctctccaattaacatatttagctggtttgttgttaaaataaataattttagaacgcaactgtacaatacttttacattcatattttgtttaaacaatatgacatatttatatattaattaatatagaaatacctGAACAGATTTAACTAACCCAAACAGATTCGAAATgaatccgaatggatacctgaatgcccagccctagtcataattcgaacttaaatttagaaatatatgaatagagctgaaatctttgaccccggaaactcaaaacccaaacaaatctaaaacgaaccggaatggatacctgaacgcccagtcCTAGTCACTCTTATtgtattatgtatcatatatatgtcatcatataattaattgtattggttcatcatataaataatcatataattaatagtattttatatgtatcatcttataaataatcacatatataatattcttaaagtttaatgtgaaatataaaaaccacaatttaagttggtatatgaaattaatattttttgttgtatttttcttatatttattggaaacattttttaataatggttattggaaaatattttagtaaaaataaaattttgaatatatgcatattttaaatcaatttttgatataaatcaactttaagttattattttgatttgaaatatgtatataaaatttaaattttattttataattattttagacaaaacaatgtttttaggtaattagattagtccattttgtatattttaaaactgatatacttttatccatgtttcaaaattttaattttttgggattagttttctatgaattattattaattttgtgtttttctttttgaaaattgaactcttgaaatttttatatttgactaaactaaataaggtaataatactgtttttaaaaattgttttatataatat contains:
- the LOC130504701 gene encoding lysine histidine transporter-like 7; translated protein: MSKKASAILFDLESQERGGSPSFISQTLSKDPQPTSDGDGGRIPLEEWLPITESRKGNVYTATFHIFCSGLGLQVLLLPAALASLGWVWGVIILTVGFAWKLYTVWLLVHLHEAVHGIRFSRYLRLAIASFGVKLGKLLGIFPVMYLSGGACSILVITGGKTIKQLLHIIYEDDEVPLTTLQCFVIFSCLAVVMCQFPNLNSLFGISLIGGVMAIAYSTAIWSLPLASISQRDQNNVSYATKDTSFDTIFNAIGLIAISFRGNNLILEIQGTLPSDSKNPSRKTMWKAVVISHVFIAVCMFLVAIVVYWAYGDKVRRNSTLIYFILLLSMCLNSNINSYIFNTPEV
- the LOC108849438 gene encoding uncharacterized protein LOC108849438, whose protein sequence is MMKKTQTIFGKYWRRGFSSIASSPLTSRVKQELAEQNGLGLFGAFIGGWCIKASINVYKKREHWYRVDRLSKENDERFVDLLTRSSQLTMARTEASRKRLMDMKDRVDSD
- the LOC130504700 gene encoding uncharacterized protein LOC130504700 isoform X3, which gives rise to MDPRQKKKIWVQRKTPNLEKKQNKQTLDYNAGQKKKKKKMMRFLGSTLAKSCGKGRLQCRDFSSVGEKGGLTTNSVSAQVQGVEERLLEVSKSCDETEAALEARMKNWKTKNI
- the LOC130504700 gene encoding uncharacterized protein LOC130504700 isoform X2, which gives rise to MDPRQKKKIWVQRKTPNLEKKQNKQTLDYNAGQKKKKKKMMRFLGSTLAKSCGKGRLQCRDFSSVGEKVVTKRGSKVVGYAYKGAFCGIGYVIGGLTTNSVSAQVQGVEERLLEVSKSCDETEAALEARMKNWKTKNI
- the LOC130504700 gene encoding uncharacterized protein LOC130504700 isoform X1, producing MDPRQKKKIWVQRKTPNLEKKQNKQTLDYNAGQKKKKKKMMRFLGSTLAKSCGKGRLQCRDFSSVGEKVVVTKRGSKVVGYAYKGAFCGIGYVIGGLTTNSVSAQVQGVEERLLEVSKSCDETEAALEARMKNWKTKNI